The Terriglobus roseus region ACCGTCACAGCAGTGTAGATGCTGAAGGGCCACTGGCCCTAGCCTTCGGTCGCCGGATAGTAAACGTTCCAGCCGAGTTCCGCCGATTTTTCCGCCAGCGCCACGGTCGGATTCACCGGATAGGGATGCTTTGCCATCTCCAGCATGTGCAGGTCATGCACGCTATTGCCAAAGACTGCGTCCGGGTGCGTCAGTCCTACACGGCGCAGGGCTTCCGCTTTGCCCTCGTCCGAGGGGATGTCCAGGATCGTCTCGCGCACGATGCCGTCTTCCACCGCAACACAGGCCGCTAACACGTGATCCGGCGCAATACCCAATTCCCGTACACCCTCTTCAATCATCCAGTTATTCGTGGACGATACTGCCCAGATATCCGTCCCACTGGCCTGTAACTCCTTCAGAATGGCGATCATCTCCGGAAAGAAGTGAGGCTGCACATGGTCTACGAAGTACTTTGCGGCCGATTCACGCAGGGCTTTTTCGGAAATACCGGCGTAGATGGAGGTCATCTCTCCACAAATGGCAATTTCGCCCACTTCTCCGCGGTTGTAGAGGGCATGGCGGTCCAGAATGTGGCGCGTCGCCTCTCCGGGCAGGAGGCGTGTGGCAATGGTCCAGTGCATAAATCCGGAGCCGGCATCGCCCGGCCAGAGGGTGCCGTCAAAGTCGAAAACGG contains the following coding sequences:
- a CDS encoding HAD family hydrolase, whose amino-acid sequence is MNQAISASPRRFNRSEFLQNVRDARPRTAVFDFDGTLWPGDAGSGFMHWTIATRLLPGEATRHILDRHALYNRGEVGEIAICGEMTSIYAGISEKALRESAAKYFVDHVQPHFFPEMIAILKELQASGTDIWAVSSTNNWMIEEGVRELGIAPDHVLAACVAVEDGIVRETILDIPSDEGKAEALRRVGLTHPDAVFGNSVHDLHMLEMAKHPYPVNPTVALAEKSAELGWNVYYPATEG